One Aphidius gifuensis isolate YNYX2018 linkage group LG3, ASM1490517v1, whole genome shotgun sequence DNA window includes the following coding sequences:
- the LOC122851459 gene encoding fatty acid synthase-like, translating into MNVVGNMVKIFFWKFINLIICLTNKCIFSEISNKLGISKRGGNLKHLDKFDAQFFRASSKLANSMDPSSRILLEQTYEAIVDAGINPIQLKGSKTGVYIASMLIESEKELLTSYNADDCGLSVFGCSRAVQANRISYNFGFIGPSFAVDSACSSTLVALEHAMKAIKSGDCESAIVGGINLCLNPCVTHKLNKLRVLSADGKCKTFDDRADGYVRSEAVAVLFLQKSNVAKRKYATVVNCKSNNDGFKESSIAHPSHTMQCRLFHELYNECGVSPNSVDYVEAHGPGTKIGDMVEANSIESVFCVSRSKPLLIGSIKSNLGHSEAASGMCSIAKIIIANESGIIPPNLNFEAPAKNIKGIIEGKMKVVTDPEPWNGGYIGINSFGVGATNAHVLLKSNDKQKMNGGAPADDLPRIVVISGRTNEAVETFLTSIENNPVDVEYIRLLHDIHALDIPKHIYRGYSILSKNKNSNCFPRAIEQYVATKPPIYFIFSGIESQWPAMGIAFLRFPIFAKAIQTCDRILRPKNIDIYNILTNPAADVCSDVINSSVAITALQIGLVDLLTSLDIVPDFIIGNSIGELACAYADGSLTISQTILASYFRAHALTQIKSIPVSMATIELGHTDVKKMCPSDIQISCHNSSNSTTVLGPIDSVKLFVTKLTAKKIPVKEINCNNIAHHSHYVAQAYPLLLNYYKALIPEKKVHSSKWLSTSVSQSLWSSTTQFSSAEYHANNFVSSILFEQVFSLIEKNSIIIEIVPSELVESILKNSPDSTLTNIVLAKKNHQDNVITFLEGIGKLFITGHQPNVAKLYPDIEFPVSRGTPMISPHVKWDHSDDWYVPTYTA; encoded by the exons ATGAACGTCGTTGGAAacatggtaaaaatatttttttggaaatttattaacttgatCATTTGCttaacaaataaatgtatattttcagAAATTTCAAACAAACTCGGAATTTCAAAACGTGGTGGAAACCTTAAACaccttgataaatttgatgcaCAATTTTTTAGAGCTAGTTCAAAACTTGCCAACTCTATGGATCCATCAAGTAGAATATTGTTAGAACAAACATATGAAGCAATTGTAGATGCAGGAATTAATCCGATACAATTAAAAGGAAGTAAAACTGGCGTATACATTGCTTCAATGCTTATAGAAAgtgaaaaagaattattaacaaGCTATAATGCTGACGATTGTGGTTTAAGTGTTTTTGGATGTAGTAGAGCTGTACAGGCCAACAGAATAAGCTACAATTTTGGATTTATCGGTCCAAGTTTTGCAGTTGATTCTGCTTGCAGTTCAACTCTCGTTGCTTTAGAGCATGCAATGAAAGCAATCAAAAGTGGTGATTGTGAATCAGCAATTGTTGGTGGCATCAATCTTTGTTTGAATCCTTGTGTAACCCATAAACTTAATAAACTACGTGTTCTATCTGCTGATGGAAAATGCAAAACATTTGACGATAGAGCAGATGGATATGTTCGCAGTGAAGCAGTTGCTGTATTATTCCTTCAAAAATCTAACGTTGCAAAACGTAAATATGCTACAGTTGTTAACTGCAAATCGAACAATGATGGATTCAAAGAAAGCAGTATTGCTCATCCATCACATACTATGCAATGTAGACTTTTCCATGAACTTTATAATGAATGTGGTGTGTCACCAAACTCTGTTGATTATGTCGAAGCACATGGACCTGGTACAAAAATTGGTGATATGGTAGAAGCCAACTCAATTGAATCAGTGTTCTGTGTGAGCAGATCAAAACCTTTATTGATTGgttcaattaaatcaaatttaggTCATTCTGAGGCAGCTAGTGGAATGTGTTCAATTGCTAAAATTATCATTGCCAATGAATCGGGAATAATTCctccaaatttaaattttgaagcacctgcaaaaaatattaaaggtATCATTGAAGGAAAAATGAAAGTTGTTACTGATCCAGAACCATGGAATGGTGGATACATTGGTATTAATTCATTTGGTGTGGGTGCAACTAATGCTCATGTTTTATTGAAGTCAaatgacaaacaaaaaatgaatggAGGTGCACCAGCTGATGATCTTCCAAgaattgttgttatttctgGAAGAACAAATGAAGCTGTTGAAACATTTTTAACCAGTATCGAAAATAATCCAGTTGACGTTGAATACATTAGACTTTTACATGACATTCATGCTCTAGATATTCCGAAGCATATTTATCGTGGTTATTCCATtctcagtaaaaataaaaattctaattgTTTTCCAAGAGCAATTGAACAATATGTGGCAACAAAACcgccaatttattttattttttctggaaTTGAGTCACAATGGCCAGCCATGGGAATAGCTTTTCTTCGTTTTCCAATATTCGCCAAGGCAATTCAAACATGTGATCGTATTTTGCGCccgaaaaatattgatatttataatattttaacaaatccTGCTGCTGATGTTTGCAGTGATGTTATAAATTCAAGTGTTGCAATTACTGCACTGCAAATTGGTTTGGTTGATTTGTTGACATCATTAGATATTGTTCCAGATTTCATAATTGGTAATTCTATTGGCGAATTAGCTTGCGCTTATGCAGATGGATCTTTAACAATAAGTCAAACAATATTGGCTTCTTATTTTAGAGCTCATGCATTGACTCAAATAAAATCGATACCTGTATCTATGGCTACTATTGAATtag GCCACACTGATGTCAAAAAAATGTGTCCTTCAGATATACAAATTTCTTGTCACAATAGCTCTAATAGTACAACGGTTTTAGGACCAATAGACTCAGTCAAGTTATTCGTAACCAAACTAACTGCTAAAAAAATTCCTGTCAAAGAGATAAATTGTAATAACATTGCTCATCACAGTCACTACGTTGCTCAAGCTTATCcattacttttaaattattacaaagcGCTTAttcctgaaaaaaaagttcattCTTCAAAGTGGCTTAGCACTTCTGTATCACAGAGCCTATGGTCTTCAACAACTCAATTTTCTTCAGCAGAATATCatgcaaataattttgttagttcaattttatttgagcaagtattttctttaattgaaaaaaattcaattatcattgaaattgTTCCAAGTGAACTTgttgaatcaattttaaaaaattcacctGATTCAACCTTGACAAATATTgttttggcaaaaaaaaatcatcaagataATGTTATAACATTTCTCGAAGGAATaggaaaattattcataactGGTCATCAACCTAATGTTGCCAAATTATATCCTGATATTGAATTTCCAGTATCAAGAGGAACACCAATGATCTCACCACATGTTAAATGGGATCATTCTGATGACTGGTATGTCCCAACATACACAgcataa
- the LOC122851463 gene encoding uncharacterized protein LOC122851463 has translation MTILSSCWSPIIWTNNVKTGSKVVASYTTALSFVLITLTIYQMIGGESTQLYNPLFDFDIRDSLQVAGSFVIGFLSFLIISSGLVMFGISQEVRGWLLPWLILWMIFMVCQLLFGVRLLYRYYVFVDVVLITMIDYLWMAYNFYCWLCVYSVYKEFAKRASPNIEYLQWP, from the exons atgacaattttatcatcttgCTGGTCACCAATAATTTGgacaaataatgttaaaactGGAAGTAAAGTTGTTGCAAGTTATACGACT gCACTcagttttgttttaataacattaacaatttatcaaatgattggTGGTGAATCAACACAACTTTATAAtccattatttgattttgatattaGAGATT CATTACAAGTAGCTGGTAGTTTTGTTAttggatttttaagttttttaataatctcgTCTGGTCTGGTAATGTTTGGTATAAGCCAGGAAGTGAGAGGTTGGCTTTTACCATGGTTAATTTTGTGGATGATATTTATGGTGTGCCAGCTGCTTTTTGGAGTACGTCTACTCTACAGATATTACGTGTTT GTGGACGTTGTTCTAATTACTATGATTGATTATCTTTGGATGGCATATAAT TTTTATTGCTGGCTATGTGTATACTCTGTTTACAAAGAATTTGCAAAACGTGCATCACCAAATATTGAGTATCTTCAATGGCCTTAA